The following DNA comes from Alosa alosa isolate M-15738 ecotype Scorff River chromosome 13, AALO_Geno_1.1, whole genome shotgun sequence.
AAGACATGACACAAGCACTAGCACCAGCATCAAAAACTAATCAACGGAGTTGTTTACACATTTATTAAACCAAATGTTAAATCTGCCAGGTTTTAGTTATAAAAACACACTGGTACCAGAATTTCTTTAATGTAACATTAAATGTAAAAACTGGATCTTTGTTATTCTCATCATCAAGGTCAACGTCAGGTGAGTGGCAGTTGTGTCCTGATCAATTCCATAAAAAtccctttaaaaaaatatatatcttgGGTGGCAGACCACTGGATGAAACCACTGCGCTACAGGACAAGGAGCTGCCGGCGACTGAGAGGGGCAGTGGTTCTGACCTGGAGGCGTCCAGCTTCTGCTGCTCCAGAAGGCGCTGCTGGGTCTCCCAGTTGGCACGGTCCTCCTCGAACTGGCGCCgcttctcctccagctccttgtGCTGGGCCTCCAGGTTCTTCTTCATCTGCTCGTGACGCCGCTGCAGCTGTGAGGAGGAGGTCATAGGCATGGGTCCTACACAGCTCTCATTTCAAAACCCCACACTTTTTCCACACTCAAATTTCCAGGATTATTTCCCTTAATATATTGAATAGATAGGATCATATTAGTGTTGGCCTAATGTTCTGCTGCAGACCAGGGGAAGAGGAGACAGCATGTGCTCAACGCAATCAGGTCATTACCAGACATGATGCACATCTAGTCTAGACTACGCCCAGCCGAGTTTGAAGTGGgatattaaagcaacactatgtGGTGCTTTGCTCCCTTTAAAATAACAACTTCAAAATAATTTTGATGATGTACTGGGAAAATGGCGTCTTGGCTGAGGCACTCCCGGAACGCCTTGTattgcactatgtaagtttgccttACCGTGCaggcatttttgttttttttcttcagttttCGATGCACTGGCTACCCCATTAGCATCATTGTCCAGCATGTTGAAAAAGGGTAGCCAGTATATAGAAAATAGAAAATTCTTACTTTGTGTTTAAGACATTACCAGACACTAGGAAGACTTTTTTTCTAATGGAAAACTTTGGAGAGTGGATTCTAGCAAACTTGTTCTAGCAGATGAGAGCCCCAGTGATGTGTACCGCTGACCGCTCAGTCAGGTAACCTGGGAGGGTAGGGATGTACCTCTGCCTCGGAGTCCTTGAGCTTCTGCACCTTCTCCTTGACCTTCATCTCAAACAcctgctccatctccatctccatcttctTCATCTTGGTCACATGCTCCCTACGCTCCTCCTCCATCTGGGCCAGGGGACTCCTGGGAtggacaacacacatgcacacacacacacacacacacacacacacacacacacacacacacacacagagagagagagagagaaagagagagcagacaaAGCACACAGAGAGTCAGTCACACAGAGCAACATGGGCTCCCACAGTCTTGTCCTCATATGTTACCAGCCACTCATCCCCTTGCTATGATTCCTACCACCTTTAAACGCAgatactcttctctctctccactgatgCCCCCCACATCCATTCGGCTAGTCTCCCATTGAGACCCAACAGCCATTTTTAGACTTTTATCTAACATCCCCTGCTACTacccccacacgcacacacacacacacactcttaacacATCTCCCAGGTGGACAGACACAAGGAGTGAGGGGACACAgatggagcaggaggaggtaGACCCAGGGGATacctgggtgtgggtgtgtgtgtgtgtcttgtcatGAACATCTTTGTAATAATACTTGTCATATTTCACTTTAACCTACTGAATATTCCAGGGAAAAAATCTACTGGTGCAAATGTACTAAATGGAAGTCAGCTTTGGTATGTCGTTTCCCTCTTATAATCGGGTAAAAGTCAGGGCAATTAAGGGCTGTAGGACAAGGGCAACACCATCTACTCTTTGGGGAAAGGAAAAGCCCGGAAGTGTGGGGGATCAgcagagacagggggagagagagagagagaggagagagagggagagggagagagagagagagagggagaggggagggagagagagggagagagagagggagagggagagggagagagagagagagagagagagagagagagagagagagagaaccttaCACAACATGAGAGTTTGGAGGAACTTAAATGACCACTTACATGCCGTCAACTGTGTCAAGTctaaaaaacagaaacacacatacttaACATGCTGAAATCAAAACCATGCGCTAAAGAAGCAGAGTGAATGAGCATGACCAGGTATTGCAAAGAGAGCGGAGAGGTCACAATTTAACGTCTCGTTTTCAAACAAACATGTCTGTGAAACTGGAAGTTACCAAGTTTACTTGAACATTGGCCAATTTAAAGGGGGGGGGAAAAATCTGAGTTTTCAcacagatctctgtttcttgaggtcaccgagTTCTGTCGGTACAAAAAAACTAATTACAGCCAcaaagtgtagcactgtagctgccttgctactcgagctgttggctgcagcaactcaagctaggtggcaccaatttgtttttgttttctgcaCCGACAGTATTTGGAGACCTCGAGAGACATCTGtgagttctcctttaaggacTATGTTCAATAGTCCCCCTCTTTGCAAACCCACAACATAACATCATGAATGCATAGATATCATTAAGggttaataaaataaacagcagtGATGAACAAAGCTTGATTTGGCAGGTGGGTGTTGAGCAACACACCAGTGTGTGTCATTCGGTCATCCTAAATCTGAGTGTGCATCTGCGGGTATGTGCTTGTGCATCGCTAGTGAAGCAGATGTGTGAAATTGTGCATTTGGTTTGAAGCCGGTGGAATAAATGCACATTGGACTTAAACCAAAGGTGACAGAGTTTATGTGAGGCTGGTGAGGTTACCACAAGCGCTGAAAATAACTAATGGCACAGCAGTGAAGGAACACCATAGGCCCTGACTTACTTGACAccgacaaacaaacacaacacacacaacacactcacttgGTGAGCTGCCCTTTGCTCTTGTTGTTGTCTACACCGTTGTAGGTGACCGCTGCCAGCTTCCTGCTTCTGTAGTTCTCATAGTGAACGTTGTTTGTGACGTCCTTCAGATCCTGCATATGGGTTCTGTACAGTGGAAACAGATGAACAGGCAAAATTCACTCGGCAGTAGTGACTGGGTGAGGCACTATTACCTGGTGGTTCACTTACGGCTAAATTGAAATCATGCTGTGTCCAGTCAGCATCCATCAATCCCTTACGGCACTTTCCCTGTGGCAAAGGTATGAGGACACTGCCTCCACTGCTTTGATGGTATGGTAGACctcactctcaccctctcacacaaTACCAAAGGCACTCTGGACAGTAATGTACTTATGATATCCTCTTGCCTAATCAGACCTGCATATTTCATTCGTCCATTACGTACCGATTTGACCCTTCTTGGGGTGAAAGTGGGACACAGGAAAGTGAGGCCCGAGGTCTCCCCTTCGTGTGCCCGTGGTTTGGTCCACAAGGCCCAGCAAAGGGATCATGCACCAAATCCAGTGCTTTGTATTAATCATTTCTGTGGGCACCTTTTTGTTCGAGGTTTTACCTGGTCAATCTGCTCTAGCTGGTCTGGTCAGACTAAGAACAAATGACTCAGTTAgctgtgtgtagatgtgaaagccTCTGTGTGCTGCCAGTGCAGTCTGTGCCGTGTTTTAGTTTGCAGTATTATGCAGGTAATGCCACAATATGCCAAAACGTGATGCGTGACCACAATTATATTGCCAGTCTGCCAggcaacagacacacaaagttaAGGACATGTAAGCAGCTTAGTTTGGCTGCCTGTGCTAATGACTTGcccacccttacacacacacacacacacacttaactcaAGCCCTTACCTGATCAGCATGTTCCTGAGGATTGTGAAATCACAGTGCTCCCCATTTTCAACTGCAGGAcaggacaaaaaaataaacaaatacagtaTCATACATGACACCTGTGTCTACGGACACCTTTAGTACAGACGCACACAACTTCACAATGCACagcacaaaataaaaaataaaaaaaaaaaggttcacTTCGCGGGAGTTATTGCTATAGCTTTATTTATTGCTAgggtatttagcagatgcttttgtccagaAACTTTCAAATTCAATCATTATCACAAAACACATTCCTGCTCAAAGGTGTGCGCTACACCTTGTAATGTGAATTTAAGGCCAATTCCTCCAACCCTTTAGTAAAGTTAACCAAGTCAGTCGACATTTCAAACATTTCCCTCGGAAGGAAAGAAGgaactatctatttatctacatTCTGTGTGCCCTATGACTGTTAATATGTACCCTTCTGACTGATGTTGTACACACAGGTGTTCTTCAGAGGTTCTAAGTACCCCACTGTACTTCTCTGACGCTTTCTTGACTAGTTGAGTGACAACGTCACAAGAGGCGTGAAGTAcaaacattctaaaaccttgaaACAGTAATTTGACACCTTTCATCTTTTACAACTGCATGAGACAACTTGAAACATCTTTGAATGATTCATGCATTGCATTCATCACCGCAGTTTCACAATTGTTTGGAGTCGTCTTGACTCTTTGGTGTGAAATGACTCTTAAGGATGGAGGTGAACTGAAGCAGGAAGTGAGTGATGATATATGGCGTGTCAGACGTGCGCCAGTGTCTTACCCTCTGCCACGCCCCACGGGTACTGCCTCCCCCGGATCCTCTTCCCATTCACCTCAATAATGGTGTTGCTTCCCACCACAGCCAGGGGCAGACGGTCCTGTAAGAAGGGCGAAAGGACAAAGGTCAATAAAAGCTTTCCTGTTCACAAAAATTGAAACTGGTCACATTGGCCAGAAACAAACTATGAGAACGTGATTTTCTTAGATAAATGCCTTCTCTATCCTTCTCCAACTCCAACAGTTATTTATAATAATTGGATATGCATAGCTAAAAAAAAgttaaaccaaagtccttttaggaaagtccctccactcggcggccatattgtagcgctttttgggcacttatcgggcatctatttcaggcAAAACTGCGAATCACgacacaccaacctcgctccagctgcgggatcacaacacataattggcctgatgtattcacaacataccacatgactggcacaatgtattcacatgtcaattTCTGGAAGGGGCGGAATGTGTGTAGATGACTGCCCTGTTCGtgttacgaactaaccccatacatatCTATGGGTGATTCTTTGAGaactgtgtctcctcattagaacgtCTCTGGATAAACCCAATGGCCAACGCCCACACTATGAGTCCTTGTGTACCTGAATAACAGATCCAGCACTACGATTGCAAAATTCtacagtgcgcacacacacaacttctgGTTTTTGGCTAAAAAACACAAAAGCCCCCCTAAACAGCCGGGTCCACCTTGTGCACCTGAATAACAGATCTAGCACTACGATTGCAAAATTCTACagtgcacacacgcgcacacacacacacacacacacacacacacacacacacacacacacacacacacacacacacacacacacacacacacacacacacacacacacactacttctgGTTTTTGGCTAAAAAGCACAAAAGCCCCCCTAAACAGCCGGATCCACCACAGTCCCAACacctaccaccaccatcatgAAGGTGACCTTCTTCAGAATCAAACTCTGAAGAAAAGAAACTCCACTCAGGTGGCAAAAAGGAGTGGGGCAGATTGAGCGGAGTCTCTGGGCTCAAGAATTTGTAATAAGCGCCGAGTCTCCATGTATCGCATGTCTGCAGTGTCTTGTGGATACTTACTTTGATCTTTCTCACCAGCTTCATTTCCTCCTCATCATCTGTCTCTGGGAACTCGTAGATCTTGATTTTGTGCTCCTGGATTTCTCGCATGATCTGTTGGGAAGGGGACAGTGAGTTCAGCAACATGTCCACCAACGTTCGTTAGCTTACAACAGGACTATCCACAATGCAATGGAAGTCAAATTGTTTGCAAAGAGTGAATAACTGAGTCATCTGAGAATGGCAAAAAGTGTGAGGTCACTACATTCCTATCTACAGTTGTGTACAACACTGTAGGGAAAGCGGGCTACTATGAGGTCAAAATAATCTGCGTCAAATCTGCTATTCCATTTATCAGAGGAGATTTTAAGTGTCATCTTACTTTGAAGATAATCTGCAGAGCAGGCATATTATTAGACCTTCTGGGAAGTACTAATTTGTCTATAACCATTTGTGGtacttatggggcaggcagctagcggatcgttaggaaagtttaaatgaatgtgatcatttatgtttgagcctattttgggcctgcaatcgctgatacaacctttaagctATTCACATATTAAGATAATTCATGACACATTTAATTTGATTCTAGCTCTGGCAGCTGGAAGTGCTGGGCATCAGTTGAAGAAGGGGAAAACAGGAGCACAAGTAATATCAGTTTTTTACTTTGTTTGAAATCATTCTCCACCAGGCTCAAGAACCACCACTTTCAAGACACCTGCTAGTAACAAGATGCCTTTGCATTCTTGGACAGCGAGTGTTGGCCTCTAGTGTCAAAACACTTGGCTTCCGTGTGAATTCCTTTAAACTATTAAATGCAAGGACCTGTGAGCAGAGCCTGCAGAAGCCAAATGTTCTagaaatccacacacacacacaacagtttttaatttGACTAAACCCCCTGGAGGGCCAATACCTAAATATTAGCTGCTCTGCGCTTTGAAGGGACCTGACTCAGTCAGGCTGCTGGCTTAGAGAAGACACATTCATAACAAACAGGTTTCTAAAGCTGCCTTGAGTTAATTTACCATTTTAAGCAAGCATCTTCATGTTAAAAACAAATATGCCTTCTGTGACAATAAAGTGCCTCTGCCTCCTACAGCCAAGTATTAGTAATCTCTTCTTGAACTTGTACTTTCAGCAGAGATTCAATAAAGCATAGTCTGCACCCTTCAGACAGCCTGAAAGTATTACTTTCTGATTTGAGCTtgctatacagtatgtgctgcATGAGTTCAGCTTGTTAAGAGCTTTTAAGCTGATCTTTGGTATCagtgaggaggaaagagagatttGGCTTTCCATCTCCTTCACCCTCTCCCCTCCTATTGCGTTAAGTCCTCCGCACCAGATGGCCGAACCCTGGGAGTCCGCTCAAATCACAAGGGCCTCACGCGTTTCAGTTTGGTCAGTGGGCAGCACGGAGACAGAAATAAAACTGAGGGGAAAATGTTCAAATGGAACTTAGCACCGAAAAAGCAGAacaagatggtgtgtgtgtgtgtgcaacatggCAAGACAAAACACAGATGGACTTCTgtctaaacaaacaaaactatgaccaaaacaaaacaaaatggaaaaaaaaaaaaaaaaaaaaacacaagcccACCTGCTTCTTGAACTGTTGGCACTCCTCGGGGGTGAGTGTGTCTGCTTTGGCAATCAGGGGGATGATGTTCACCTTCTCATGCAACCGTTTCATGAACTCTATGTCCAGCGGCTTCAGCCTACGAGAGAACAGGCATGGCATTCAGCTTTCATCACCTCTTAACCACCACCATTACGCTCACCACACTCTAACAGCCATCAACTGaaaatcaccacacacacacacacacacacacacacacacacgtcaaacaAAGAAAAGGGGAAACCGGCTTATCTCGCGCATGTGTGTGGTCAAGTGTTTACGAACGTAACAGCAAACAGCATATGCTGTTGATCTGTCAAGTGGACAGGTCACAGATGG
Coding sequences within:
- the septin7b gene encoding septin 7b isoform X2 — translated: MLLYASNAALNRAGYQGECRSVCDSFSEAAGNVNIMAQQKNLEGYVGFASLPNQVYRKSVKRGFEFTLMVVGESGLGKSTLINSLFLTDLYSAEYPGPSNRVKKTVQVEQSKVLLKEGGVQLLLTIVDTPGFGDAVDNSNCWQPVIDHIDSKFEDYLNAESRVNRRQMPDSRVHCCLYFIAPSGHGLKPLDIEFMKRLHEKVNIIPLIAKADTLTPEECQQFKKQIMREIQEHKIKIYEFPETDDEEEMKLVRKIKDRLPLAVVGSNTIIEVNGKRIRGRQYPWGVAEVENGEHCDFTILRNMLIRTHMQDLKDVTNNVHYENYRSRKLAAVTYNGVDNNKSKGQLTKSPLAQMEEERREHVTKMKKMEMEMEQVFEMKVKEKVQKLKDSEAELQRRHEQMKKNLEAQHKELEEKRRQFEEDRANWETQQRLLEQQKLDASRTLEKNKKKGKIF
- the septin7b gene encoding septin 7b isoform X1 — encoded protein: MLLYASNAALNRAGYQGECRSVCDSFSEAAGNVNIMAQQKNLEGYVGFASLPNQVYRKSVKRGFEFTLMVVGESGLGKSTLINSLFLTDLYSAEYPGPSNRVKKTVQVEQSKVLLKEGGVQLLLTIVDTPGFGDAVDNSNCWQPVIDHIDSKFEDYLNAESRVNRRQMPDSRVHCCLYFIAPSGHGLKPLDIEFMKRLHEKVNIIPLIAKADTLTPEECQQFKKQIMREIQEHKIKIYEFPETDDEEEMKLVRKIKDRLPLAVVGSNTIIEVNGKRIRGRQYPWGVAEVENGEHCDFTILRNMLIRTHMQDLKDVTNNVHYENYRSRKLAAVTYNGVDNNKSKGQLTKLDTVDGMSPLAQMEEERREHVTKMKKMEMEMEQVFEMKVKEKVQKLKDSEAELQRRHEQMKKNLEAQHKELEEKRRQFEEDRANWETQQRLLEQQKLDASRTLEKNKKKGKIF
- the septin7b gene encoding septin 7b isoform X3, which produces MVVGESGLGKSTLINSLFLTDLYSAEYPGPSNRVKKTVQVEQSKVLLKEGGVQLLLTIVDTPGFGDAVDNSNCWQPVIDHIDSKFEDYLNAESRVNRRQMPDSRVHCCLYFIAPSGHGLKPLDIEFMKRLHEKVNIIPLIAKADTLTPEECQQFKKQIMREIQEHKIKIYEFPETDDEEEMKLVRKIKDRLPLAVVGSNTIIEVNGKRIRGRQYPWGVAEVENGEHCDFTILRNMLIRTHMQDLKDVTNNVHYENYRSRKLAAVTYNGVDNNKSKGQLTKLDTVDGMSPLAQMEEERREHVTKMKKMEMEMEQVFEMKVKEKVQKLKDSEAELQRRHEQMKKNLEAQHKELEEKRRQFEEDRANWETQQRLLEQQKLDASRTLEKNKKKGKIF